One Leclercia pneumoniae genomic region harbors:
- the msrB gene encoding peptide-methionine (R)-S-oxide reductase MsrB encodes MSNQSNPDELKKNLTEMQFYVTQNHGTEPPFTGRLLHNKRDGIYHCLVCDAALFNSESKYDSGCGWPSFYEPVSDEAIRYLTDNSHGMQRIEIRCGNCDAHLGHVFPDGPQPTGERFCVNSASLSFTDDQNGDQTKG; translated from the coding sequence ACTGAAGAAAAATCTAACAGAAATGCAGTTCTACGTGACCCAGAACCACGGCACCGAGCCGCCGTTCACCGGGCGTTTACTGCATAACAAACGTGATGGGATCTACCACTGCCTGGTGTGTGATGCTGCGCTGTTTAACTCTGAAAGTAAATACGATTCTGGCTGCGGTTGGCCAAGCTTCTATGAGCCCGTCAGCGATGAGGCAATCCGCTATCTGACCGACAACTCTCATGGTATGCAGCGCATCGAAATCCGCTGCGGAAATTGTGATGCCCACCTCGGTCATGTTTTCCCGGACGGCCCTCAGCCAACAGGGGAGCGTTTCTGCGTCAATTCTGCCTCGTTAAGCTTCACCGATGACCAGAATGGCGACCAGACTAAAGGTTGA
- a CDS encoding YeaC family protein: protein MNIDEMISGMTEDVYQRLVTAVELGKWPDGVALTPAQKENSLQLVMLWQARHNTDAQHMTIDTQGQMVMKSKQQLKEDFGIAPKSIAMFKS, encoded by the coding sequence ATGAATATTGACGAGATGATTAGTGGGATGACAGAGGACGTTTATCAACGCCTGGTCACTGCCGTTGAGCTGGGAAAATGGCCTGATGGGGTGGCGCTGACCCCGGCCCAGAAAGAGAACAGCCTGCAACTGGTTATGCTATGGCAGGCGCGGCATAACACCGACGCGCAACACATGACCATTGATACTCAGGGGCAGATGGTGATGAAGAGTAAACAACAGCTGAAGGAAGATTTCGGCATCGCGCCAAAATCGATTGCCATGTTCAAATCCTGA
- the pncA gene encoding bifunctional nicotinamidase/pyrazinamidase: MTQRALLLVDLQNDFCAGGALAVAEGDSTVDIANTLIEWCKARGDAVVASQDWHPENHGSFASQHDVEPYSLGELDGLAQTFWPDHCVQQTEGAELHPLLNQKAIDAVFHKGENPAIDSYSAFFDNGHRQKTALDAWLRHHEIVELIVLGLATDYCVKFTVLDALQLGYTVNVITDGCRGVNLQPQDSAQAFMDMAAAGATLYTLEDWQETQA; the protein is encoded by the coding sequence ATGACGCAACGAGCTTTATTACTGGTTGATCTGCAAAATGATTTTTGCGCAGGCGGCGCGCTGGCGGTAGCAGAAGGCGACAGCACTGTTGATATCGCTAATACGCTTATTGAGTGGTGTAAAGCCCGCGGCGATGCCGTGGTGGCAAGCCAGGACTGGCATCCGGAAAATCACGGTAGCTTTGCCAGCCAGCATGACGTTGAACCTTATAGCCTGGGCGAACTCGACGGGCTGGCACAGACATTCTGGCCGGATCACTGCGTTCAGCAGACCGAAGGCGCTGAGCTCCACCCTTTGCTTAACCAAAAAGCGATTGATGCGGTGTTCCACAAAGGCGAAAACCCGGCCATCGACAGTTATAGCGCATTCTTTGATAACGGCCATCGTCAGAAAACGGCGCTGGATGCGTGGCTGCGTCACCATGAAATCGTTGAGCTTATTGTGCTGGGTCTGGCGACAGATTATTGCGTGAAATTTACCGTGCTGGACGCACTCCAGCTGGGATACACCGTCAATGTGATTACCGATGGCTGCCGCGGCGTCAATCTTCAGCCTCAGGATAGCGCGCAGGCGTTTATGGATATGGCAGCTGCGGGTGCCACCCTGTATACGCTGGAAGACTGGCAAGAGACACAGGCGTAG
- a CDS encoding DUF2569 family protein gives MSNSTKIDGFLLFPAAGLILSCIAGAFNAWVVVLLLWLFFTGEDHDVGLAVAALTLPSIVYMTLLGNACWQFFRKSKRTRKAMIAYYVGNFVINAGSVIYSGIAFDMSQQFADLLWLLVSSFSLIVLVPWFIYSKRVPVVFCR, from the coding sequence ATGAGCAACAGTACCAAAATTGACGGTTTTCTCTTGTTTCCTGCAGCCGGTTTGATACTTTCCTGCATCGCCGGGGCGTTCAACGCCTGGGTGGTCGTGTTACTCCTGTGGCTCTTTTTCACGGGTGAAGACCATGACGTCGGGCTGGCTGTTGCAGCGTTAACCCTGCCGAGCATTGTCTATATGACCTTGCTGGGCAACGCCTGCTGGCAGTTCTTCAGAAAAAGTAAGCGAACCCGAAAAGCCATGATTGCCTATTACGTGGGTAATTTTGTTATCAACGCCGGTTCGGTCATCTACAGCGGGATCGCCTTCGATATGTCACAACAATTCGCCGACCTGCTCTGGCTTCTGGTCTCCTCTTTCAGCCTGATTGTTTTAGTGCCCTGGTTTATCTACTCGAAACGCGTCCCTGTCGTCTTTTGTCGTTAA
- the ansA gene encoding asparaginase has protein sequence MHKKSIYVAYTGGTIGMQRSENGYIPVSGHLQRQLALMPEFHRPEMPDFTIHEYDPLMDSSDMTPEDWQHIADDIKAHYDLYDGFVILHGTDTMAFTASALSFMLENLGKPVIVTGSQIPLAELRSDGQINLLNSLYVAANYPINEVALFFNNRLFRGNRTTKAHADGFDAFASPNLQPLLEAGIHIRRLGTPPAPNTLGELVVHPITPQPIGVVTIYPGISADVVRNFLRQPVKALILRSYGVGNAPQNGEFLQELQAASERGIVVVNLTQCMSGKVNMGGYATGNALAHAGVISGFDMTVEATLTKLHYLLSQDLDIHAIRLAMMQNLRGELTPDE, from the coding sequence ATGCACAAGAAATCGATCTACGTGGCTTATACCGGCGGTACCATCGGTATGCAGCGCTCTGAAAATGGTTACATCCCGGTCTCGGGTCATCTGCAACGCCAGCTGGCGCTGATGCCGGAGTTTCATCGCCCGGAGATGCCAGACTTCACCATTCACGAGTATGACCCGCTAATGGACTCCTCCGATATGACGCCAGAAGACTGGCAGCATATCGCCGACGATATTAAAGCTCATTACGATCTGTATGACGGCTTCGTGATCCTGCATGGCACCGACACCATGGCGTTTACCGCCTCGGCGCTCTCTTTTATGCTGGAGAACCTGGGTAAGCCCGTGATTGTGACCGGCTCGCAAATCCCGCTGGCCGAGCTGCGCTCTGACGGGCAGATCAATCTGCTGAACTCCCTGTACGTAGCGGCAAACTACCCGATTAACGAGGTCGCGCTGTTCTTTAATAACCGCCTCTTCCGGGGTAACCGCACCACCAAAGCCCACGCGGATGGTTTCGATGCGTTTGCCTCACCTAACCTGCAACCGCTGCTGGAGGCGGGTATTCATATTCGCCGCCTCGGTACCCCGCCTGCGCCAAATACCCTGGGCGAACTAGTGGTCCATCCGATTACGCCGCAGCCGATTGGCGTAGTGACGATCTACCCGGGGATCTCGGCGGATGTGGTGCGAAACTTTCTGCGTCAGCCGGTGAAAGCGCTAATACTGCGTTCATACGGGGTGGGCAATGCTCCGCAGAATGGTGAATTTTTGCAAGAGCTGCAGGCCGCAAGCGAACGCGGCATTGTGGTGGTGAATTTGACGCAGTGCATGTCCGGTAAGGTCAATATGGGCGGATACGCCACGGGTAACGCGCTGGCGCATGCCGGGGTGATCAGCGGCTTTGATATGACGGTGGAAGCCACCCTTACCAAATTGCACTACCTTCTGAGCCAGGATCTGGATATCCACGCCATACGTCTCGCCATGATGCAGAACCTGCGCGGCGAACTGACGCCAGACGAATAG
- the sppA gene encoding signal peptide peptidase SppA, translating to MRTLWRFFAGFFKWTWRLLNFVRQLVMNLFFILLVMVCVGVWMHISSTSQSQHATRGALLLDIAGVVVDKPSTNNRLGVLGRQLFGASSDRLQENSLFDIVDAIRQAKADRNITGIVLDLRNFAGADQPSMQYIGKALRELRDSGKPVIAVGDNYSQGQYYLASFANKIWLSPQGTVDLHGFATNGLYYKSLLDKLKVTTHVFRVGTYKSAVEPFIRDDMSPAAREADSRWIGELWQNYLGTVAANRQITPEQLFPGAQAVLDGLRKVDGDTAKYALNNKLVDVLGSSADIEKALTKQFGWSKEDKNFSAISFYDYQPNKPADAGDSIAVVFANGAIMDGEETPGNVGGDTTASQIRDARLDPKVKAIVLRVNSPGGSVSASEVIRAELAAARAAGKPVVVSMGGMAASGGYWISTPANYIVANPSTLTGSIGIFGVINTMENSLDYLGVHTDGVATSPLADVAVTKALPPEVSQMMQLSIENGYKRFITLVADSRKKTPEQIDQIAQGHVWTGQDAKKNGLVDSLGDFDDAVAKAAELAKLKQWHVDYYQDEPTFFDVVVNSMSGSVRAMLPQALQAMLPAPLASAASVVKGESDKLAAFNDPQNRYAFCLTCANVR from the coding sequence ATGCGAACCCTTTGGCGTTTTTTTGCCGGATTTTTTAAATGGACGTGGCGGCTGCTGAATTTCGTCCGTCAGCTGGTCATGAACCTCTTTTTCATCTTGCTGGTGATGGTTTGCGTTGGCGTCTGGATGCATATAAGCAGCACCAGTCAAAGTCAGCATGCTACGCGCGGTGCGCTGCTGCTGGATATTGCTGGGGTGGTGGTCGATAAACCATCTACCAACAACCGACTCGGCGTGCTGGGTCGCCAGCTGTTTGGTGCCAGCAGCGATCGTCTGCAGGAGAACTCGCTGTTTGACATCGTCGACGCGATTCGTCAGGCGAAAGCAGATCGTAACATCACCGGGATCGTTCTCGACCTGAGAAACTTCGCGGGGGCCGACCAGCCTTCCATGCAGTACATTGGTAAAGCGCTACGCGAGCTCCGCGACAGCGGCAAACCGGTCATCGCTGTGGGCGATAACTACAGTCAGGGGCAATATTATCTGGCCAGTTTCGCCAATAAAATTTGGCTCTCGCCCCAAGGTACCGTGGACCTGCATGGCTTTGCGACCAATGGCCTTTATTACAAATCGCTGCTGGATAAGCTGAAAGTCACCACCCATGTCTTCCGTGTTGGCACCTATAAATCGGCCGTTGAGCCGTTTATTCGCGATGATATGTCCCCTGCCGCCCGCGAGGCTGACAGCCGCTGGATTGGCGAACTGTGGCAGAACTATCTCGGCACCGTGGCCGCTAACCGCCAGATCACGCCTGAACAGCTTTTCCCGGGCGCACAGGCGGTGCTTGATGGCCTGCGTAAGGTCGATGGCGACACGGCGAAATATGCCCTGAATAACAAACTGGTTGATGTGCTCGGTTCCAGCGCCGACATCGAAAAAGCCCTGACCAAACAGTTTGGCTGGAGCAAAGAGGACAAAAACTTCAGCGCCATCAGCTTCTATGATTACCAGCCGAACAAACCGGCCGATGCTGGCGACAGTATTGCGGTTGTGTTTGCTAACGGCGCCATCATGGACGGGGAAGAGACGCCGGGTAACGTGGGCGGTGATACTACCGCTTCGCAGATCCGCGATGCACGCCTCGATCCAAAAGTGAAAGCGATTGTTCTGCGGGTTAATAGCCCGGGCGGCAGCGTCAGCGCTTCTGAGGTGATCCGCGCCGAGCTGGCTGCGGCGCGCGCGGCGGGTAAACCGGTGGTCGTATCCATGGGTGGTATGGCGGCCTCTGGCGGTTACTGGATCTCCACGCCAGCGAACTACATCGTGGCGAACCCGAGCACCCTGACCGGCTCTATCGGTATCTTCGGGGTCATCAACACTATGGAGAACAGCCTGGATTATCTGGGCGTGCATACCGACGGCGTAGCCACCTCACCGCTGGCAGATGTCGCGGTAACCAAAGCGCTGCCGCCAGAAGTCTCGCAGATGATGCAGCTCAGCATTGAGAATGGTTACAAGCGCTTTATTACGCTGGTTGCCGACTCGCGCAAGAAGACGCCGGAGCAGATCGATCAGATTGCCCAGGGTCACGTCTGGACCGGTCAGGATGCCAAAAAGAACGGTCTGGTTGATAGCCTCGGCGATTTCGACGATGCCGTCGCGAAAGCGGCTGAACTGGCGAAGCTGAAGCAGTGGCATGTGGACTACTATCAGGACGAACCTACGTTCTTCGACGTGGTCGTGAACAGCATGTCAGGCTCGGTGCGGGCCATGTTGCCGCAGGCGCTACAGGCGATGCTGCCGGCACCGCTGGCCTCGGCGGCCAGCGTGGTAAAAGGTGAAAGCGATAAGCTCGCGGCCTTTAACGATCCACAAAATCGTTACGCGTTCTGTCTAACCTGCGCCAACGTGCGTTAA
- a CDS encoding NAD(P)H nitroreductase, whose amino-acid sequence MDALELLVNRRSASRLTEPAPAGEQLENILRAALRAPDHGTLQPWHFFIIEGEGRTRFSALLEKGAIAAEQDEKAIEKVRNAPFRAPMIIAVVAKCQPNHKVPVWEQEMSAGCAVMAMQMSALAQGFNGIWRSGALTDSPVVRDALDCRTEDKIVGFLYLGTPQLKASTTVSVPDTSPFVTRF is encoded by the coding sequence ATGGATGCACTAGAACTGCTGGTTAACCGCCGCAGCGCCTCGCGCCTTACTGAGCCCGCTCCCGCTGGTGAGCAGCTGGAAAATATCCTTCGCGCAGCCTTGCGCGCGCCCGATCACGGTACGTTACAGCCGTGGCACTTCTTTATCATAGAAGGTGAAGGCCGCACGCGTTTCAGCGCGCTGCTGGAAAAGGGGGCTATTGCCGCTGAGCAGGATGAAAAAGCGATCGAGAAAGTGCGAAATGCGCCATTCCGCGCGCCGATGATCATCGCCGTGGTCGCCAAATGTCAGCCGAATCACAAAGTTCCCGTCTGGGAGCAGGAGATGTCCGCCGGATGCGCGGTCATGGCAATGCAGATGTCTGCCCTCGCGCAGGGCTTTAATGGTATCTGGCGCAGCGGGGCATTAACCGACAGCCCGGTGGTACGGGATGCGCTTGATTGCAGAACAGAAGATAAAATCGTCGGTTTCCTCTATCTCGGTACGCCGCAGTTAAAAGCGTCCACCACCGTCTCAGTGCCCGATACCTCGCCGTTCGTCACCCGCTTCTGA
- the selD gene encoding selenide, water dikinase SelD: protein MSEQTIRLTQYSHGAGCGCKISPKVLETILHSEQAKFVDPNLLVGNETRDDAAVYDLGNGTSIISTTDFFMPIVDNPYDFGRIAATNAISDIFAMGGKPIMAIAILGWPINTLAPEIAREVIEGGRFACQQAGIALAGGHSIDAPEPIFGLAVTGVVPTERVKRNSTAEPGCKLYLTKPLGIGVLTTAEKKSLLKPEHKGLAAEVMCQMNLAGAAFANIDGVKAMTDVTGFGLLGHLSEVCQGAGVQAQLWYQDVPKLPGVEAYIAQGAVPGGTQRNFASYGHLMGEMPAEWRDLLCDPQTSGGLLLAVTPEAEAEVKATAAEYGINLSAIGELVTARGGRPMIEIQ from the coding sequence ATGAGCGAGCAAACCATTCGTTTAACGCAATACAGCCACGGAGCCGGTTGCGGTTGTAAAATTTCCCCCAAAGTGCTGGAGACCATTCTTCACAGCGAGCAGGCGAAGTTTGTCGACCCGAACCTGCTTGTTGGCAACGAAACCCGTGACGACGCCGCCGTTTACGATTTAGGCAACGGGACCAGCATCATTAGCACCACCGATTTCTTTATGCCGATTGTCGACAACCCGTACGACTTTGGCCGCATCGCCGCCACCAACGCCATCAGCGATATCTTCGCGATGGGGGGTAAACCCATTATGGCGATTGCCATTCTTGGCTGGCCCATTAATACCCTGGCACCGGAAATTGCCCGCGAGGTGATTGAGGGCGGGCGTTTTGCTTGCCAGCAGGCGGGCATTGCGCTGGCAGGCGGCCACTCTATCGACGCACCAGAGCCTATCTTTGGCCTGGCGGTGACCGGCGTGGTGCCCACCGAACGCGTTAAACGCAACAGTACCGCCGAGCCCGGCTGCAAACTCTATCTGACCAAGCCGCTGGGGATTGGCGTGCTCACCACCGCGGAGAAGAAATCTCTGCTCAAGCCTGAACATAAAGGCCTGGCGGCGGAAGTGATGTGTCAGATGAACCTCGCCGGGGCGGCTTTTGCCAACATTGATGGTGTGAAGGCGATGACGGATGTCACCGGCTTTGGCCTGCTTGGCCACCTGAGCGAGGTGTGTCAGGGAGCGGGCGTGCAGGCGCAACTCTGGTATCAGGATGTGCCGAAACTGCCGGGTGTCGAAGCATATATTGCCCAGGGGGCGGTGCCGGGTGGCACCCAGCGCAACTTTGCCAGCTACGGTCATCTGATGGGCGAGATGCCCGCCGAGTGGCGTGATCTGCTGTGCGATCCGCAAACCTCTGGCGGTCTGCTGCTGGCGGTAACGCCAGAGGCCGAAGCCGAAGTGAAAGCCACCGCCGCGGAATACGGCATCAACCTGAGCGCCATCGGCGAACTGGTCACGGCTCGTGGTGGACGGCCAATGATCGAGATCCAGTAA
- a CDS encoding DNA topoisomerase III: protein MRLFIAEKPSLGRAIADVLPKPHRKGDGFIECGNGQVVTWCIGHLLEQAQPDAYDSRYARWNLNDLPIVPEKWQLQPRPSVTKQLNVIKRFLHDAAEIIHAGDPDREGQLLVDEVLDYLQLAPEKRQQVQRCLINDLNPQAVERAISRLRANSEFVPLCVSALARARADWLYGINMTRAYTILGRNAGYQGVLSVGRVQTPVLGLVVRRDEEIENFVAKDFFEVKAHIVTPKEERFTATWQPSEACEPYQDEEGRLLHRPLADHVVNRIGGQPAVVTSYNDKRESEPAPLPFSLSALQIEAAKRFGLSAQNVLDICQKLYETLKLITYPRSDSRYLPEEHFAGRHAVMNAISAHAPELSGQPVVNADTRNRCWDDKKVDAHHAIIPTARSSKVTLTDNEAKVYNLIARQYLMQFCPDAVFRKCVIELEIAKGKFVAKARFLAEAGWRTLLGNKERDEENDGTPLPVVAKEDELLCEKGEVVERQTQPPRHFTDATLLSAMTGIARFVQDKDLKKILRATDGLGTEATRAGIIELLFKRGFFIKKGRYIHSTDPGRALIHSLPELAARPDMTAHWESVLTQISEKQCRYQDFMQPLVGTLFDLINQAKSTPVRQFRGMSAPGGGNKKPFKKKRSAA, encoded by the coding sequence ATGCGGTTATTTATTGCCGAAAAACCGAGTCTCGGTCGCGCCATCGCCGATGTGTTGCCTAAACCGCACCGCAAAGGCGATGGTTTTATTGAGTGTGGTAATGGGCAGGTGGTGACCTGGTGTATCGGCCACCTGCTGGAGCAGGCGCAGCCCGATGCCTACGACAGCCGTTATGCGCGCTGGAATCTTAACGACCTGCCCATCGTGCCGGAAAAATGGCAGCTTCAGCCGCGCCCGTCGGTAACTAAACAGCTCAATGTGATTAAGCGCTTCTTGCACGATGCGGCGGAAATCATTCACGCCGGTGACCCGGACAGGGAAGGGCAGTTGCTGGTGGATGAGGTGCTGGACTACCTGCAACTGGCACCAGAAAAGCGTCAGCAGGTGCAGCGCTGTCTGATTAACGATCTCAACCCGCAGGCGGTCGAGCGCGCCATCTCGCGACTGCGTGCCAATAGCGAGTTTGTACCGCTCTGCGTCTCGGCGCTGGCCCGGGCGCGCGCCGACTGGCTGTACGGCATTAATATGACCCGCGCCTACACCATTCTTGGGCGCAATGCAGGCTATCAGGGCGTGCTCTCCGTGGGCCGCGTCCAGACGCCGGTCCTGGGGCTGGTGGTGCGTCGTGACGAAGAGATCGAAAACTTCGTTGCCAAAGATTTCTTTGAAGTGAAAGCGCATATCGTTACCCCGAAAGAGGAGCGCTTTACCGCGACCTGGCAACCCAGCGAAGCCTGCGAACCCTATCAGGATGAAGAGGGGCGTTTGCTTCATCGTCCGCTCGCAGATCACGTCGTGAACCGTATCGGCGGGCAACCGGCGGTCGTGACCAGCTATAACGATAAACGGGAATCAGAACCGGCACCGCTGCCGTTTTCGCTCTCTGCGCTGCAGATTGAAGCGGCGAAACGCTTTGGCCTGAGCGCGCAAAACGTGCTCGATATCTGCCAGAAGTTGTACGAAACCCTTAAATTGATAACTTATCCGCGTTCTGACAGCCGATACCTGCCCGAGGAGCATTTTGCCGGGCGGCACGCAGTGATGAACGCCATCAGCGCGCATGCGCCGGAGTTATCAGGCCAGCCTGTCGTTAACGCAGATACCCGCAACCGCTGCTGGGATGACAAAAAAGTCGATGCCCACCACGCCATTATTCCGACGGCGCGCAGTAGCAAGGTCACGCTGACGGACAACGAAGCGAAAGTGTACAACCTGATTGCCCGCCAGTATCTGATGCAGTTCTGCCCTGATGCGGTATTCCGCAAGTGCGTCATTGAGCTGGAGATCGCAAAAGGCAAATTCGTGGCCAAAGCGCGTTTCCTGGCCGAAGCCGGATGGCGGACGCTGCTGGGCAATAAAGAGCGCGATGAAGAGAACGACGGTACGCCGCTGCCGGTGGTGGCAAAAGAGGACGAACTGCTCTGTGAGAAAGGCGAAGTGGTTGAGCGGCAGACGCAGCCGCCGCGTCACTTTACCGATGCGACGTTGCTCTCGGCCATGACCGGTATTGCCCGCTTTGTGCAGGACAAAGATCTGAAGAAGATCCTGCGCGCGACGGATGGATTAGGCACCGAAGCTACCCGCGCCGGGATCATCGAGCTGCTGTTCAAACGGGGTTTTTTTATCAAGAAAGGGCGCTACATTCACTCCACCGATCCAGGACGGGCGCTGATCCACTCGCTGCCTGAACTGGCCGCACGGCCGGATATGACAGCCCACTGGGAATCGGTACTGACACAAATCAGTGAGAAGCAGTGCCGTTATCAGGACTTTATGCAGCCGCTGGTGGGCACCCTGTTTGATTTGATTAACCAGGCGAAGAGTACCCCGGTCAGGCAGTTCAGGGGGATGTCAGCGCCAGGTGGCGGTAATAAGAAACCCTTTAAAAAAAAGCGCAGCGCAGCATAA
- the gdhA gene encoding NADP-specific glutamate dehydrogenase: MDQVCSLESFLNTVQQRDPHQSEFSQAVREVMTTLWPFLEQNPRYRQMSLLERLVEPERVIQFRVVWVDDRNQVQVNRAWRVQFNSAIGPFKGGMRFHPSVNLSILKFLGFEQTFKNALTTLPMGGGKGGSDFDPKGKSEGEVMRFCQALMTELYRHLGPDTDVPAGDIGVGGREVGFMAGMMKKLSNNSACVFTGKGLSFGGSLIRPEATGYGLVYFTQAMLQRHGLSFEGMRVAVSGSGNVAQYAIEKAMEFGARVITASDSSGTVVDEAGFTAEKLARLCEIKASRDGRVADYAREFGLTYLEGKQPWAVPVDIALPCATQNELDIDAARQLVANGVKAVAEGANMPTTIEATDLFLEAGVLFAPGKAANAGGVATSGLEMAQNAARMGWKAEKVDARLHHIMLDIHHACVEYGGEEKQTNYVRGANIAGFVKVADAMMGQGVI, encoded by the coding sequence ATGGACCAGGTATGCTCTCTGGAATCGTTTCTGAATACTGTTCAACAGCGCGACCCGCATCAGAGTGAGTTTTCGCAGGCCGTTCGCGAAGTGATGACCACCCTGTGGCCGTTCCTTGAACAGAACCCACGCTATCGTCAGATGTCCCTGCTGGAGCGTCTGGTTGAGCCTGAGCGCGTAATTCAGTTCCGCGTGGTCTGGGTGGATGACCGCAATCAGGTACAGGTTAACCGTGCGTGGCGTGTACAGTTCAACTCGGCAATTGGTCCGTTTAAGGGCGGCATGCGATTCCATCCCTCCGTTAACCTCTCCATTCTTAAGTTCCTCGGTTTTGAACAAACCTTTAAAAACGCCCTCACCACCCTGCCGATGGGCGGCGGTAAAGGTGGCAGTGATTTCGATCCGAAAGGCAAAAGTGAAGGTGAGGTCATGCGATTCTGCCAGGCGCTGATGACTGAACTTTATCGTCACCTGGGGCCGGACACCGACGTACCGGCCGGGGATATCGGCGTAGGCGGACGCGAAGTGGGCTTTATGGCCGGGATGATGAAAAAACTCTCCAATAACAGCGCCTGCGTGTTTACCGGTAAAGGTCTCTCCTTCGGCGGCAGCCTGATCCGTCCGGAAGCCACCGGCTATGGTCTGGTCTATTTCACCCAGGCGATGTTACAGCGCCATGGTCTGAGCTTTGAAGGGATGCGCGTGGCGGTCTCTGGCTCGGGGAACGTGGCTCAGTATGCCATTGAGAAAGCGATGGAGTTTGGCGCACGGGTCATCACCGCCTCTGACTCCAGCGGCACCGTAGTTGATGAAGCCGGTTTTACTGCCGAGAAGCTGGCACGTCTTTGCGAAATTAAAGCCAGCCGCGATGGCCGCGTGGCCGACTATGCCCGCGAATTTGGGCTGACCTATCTTGAGGGCAAACAGCCATGGGCCGTGCCGGTGGATATCGCCCTGCCCTGCGCCACCCAGAATGAACTGGATATCGATGCCGCGCGTCAGCTGGTGGCAAACGGCGTGAAAGCGGTAGCGGAAGGGGCCAATATGCCCACCACCATCGAAGCGACCGATCTGTTCCTGGAGGCGGGTGTGCTCTTCGCGCCGGGTAAAGCGGCTAACGCCGGCGGCGTGGCGACGTCAGGTCTTGAGATGGCGCAGAACGCCGCGCGGATGGGCTGGAAAGCCGAAAAAGTGGATGCGCGCCTGCACCACATCATGCTGGATATTCACCACGCCTGCGTCGAGTACGGCGGTGAAGAGAAACAGACCAACTACGTACGCGGGGCAAATATCGCCGGGTTCGTAAAGGTCGCCGATGCGATGATGGGCCAGGGAGTGATTTAA
- a CDS encoding YnjH family protein, producing the protein MIAAMLGLFSLSSYAEQRLRPDIDVNVPPEVFSSGGQRAQPCNMCCIYQDQNYSEGAVVRADGVLLQCQRDERTISTNPLVWRRVKE; encoded by the coding sequence ATGATTGCCGCCATGCTCGGGCTTTTCTCTCTCAGCAGTTATGCCGAGCAACGTCTGCGCCCGGATATCGACGTGAACGTACCGCCGGAAGTGTTCAGCTCTGGTGGGCAGCGGGCGCAGCCGTGCAACATGTGTTGTATCTATCAGGATCAGAACTATTCGGAGGGGGCGGTGGTTCGCGCTGACGGGGTATTGTTACAGTGTCAGCGCGACGAACGGACAATCAGTACGAATCCACTGGTGTGGCGTCGTGTGAAAGAATAA
- a CDS encoding pyrimidine (deoxy)nucleoside triphosphate diphosphatase, whose amino-acid sequence MKVKTIDVVCAILERDGQILLAQRPEHADQAGMWELAGGKVEPGETQQEALIRELREELAIEVQPGDYVASHQREVSRRLIHLHAWHVPHFSGTPVAHYHTQLVWCTPRQALTYNLAPADVPLLEAFILSHDATPVDSY is encoded by the coding sequence ATGAAGGTCAAAACAATTGACGTCGTCTGCGCCATCCTCGAACGGGATGGCCAGATTTTGCTGGCCCAGCGGCCAGAGCATGCCGATCAGGCGGGAATGTGGGAACTGGCCGGGGGCAAAGTGGAACCGGGTGAAACGCAGCAAGAGGCTCTGATTCGCGAGCTGCGTGAGGAACTCGCCATTGAGGTTCAGCCAGGCGACTATGTTGCCAGCCACCAGCGGGAAGTCTCCCGCCGGCTGATCCACCTGCACGCCTGGCACGTGCCGCACTTTAGCGGCACCCCGGTGGCGCACTATCACACCCAACTGGTATGGTGTACCCCACGGCAGGCGTTGACTTACAACCTTGCGCCCGCGGATGTCCCGCTGCTGGAAGCCTTTATTCTTTCACACGACGCCACACCAGTGGATTCGTACTGA